A section of the Sebastes fasciatus isolate fSebFas1 chromosome 5, fSebFas1.pri, whole genome shotgun sequence genome encodes:
- the misp gene encoding uncharacterized protein misp isoform X3: MFRYTPPWQVLCHSLDHDTKKPSAVDRQDVLTPQSFQTSSSVQRLPPSEPLPAAGHAAPPAAMDSVPRRWVLKPLSPLLQPSDLRTIAGPPRSDSSDLDDPVFTSDSISVARSHSSVVVSSQQGDGSGDVVVQGRLVAVSQDGGSTSDEWHPSSPSSPSSPSSSLGSHCGFYSFVEDPVSPEAEQNEAWMVSPQRQTQLATLKEEKGFKLQTYTSSRKPESLFADSNGDSQYNLDLKNNVEVVREEEEKQLRKEIIRGQAPKKNPTFKDQLENLDLMTQLTEGFSVSYSPASSRPEPPCIAEPGSIDKEQINFSAARQQFLKMEQDRLIATPRPLWSTRTHLNMSLQPGPDVSSSKQVEVYDGVEVSEDTTPFKPAGEDETYRERKVTVCRTEESLSRQSGVFDDLNSGLEELPVEVGGGYTSDEGVFTDNTRQDNRSGYETPIEREIRLVQEREENLRRFRGLKHSDSRTEIVEIKTKRLQSPLTPVRAKEKNRVSFIIQREIQKEIQRKEEPQQQGGILRRYSPDPPQALEEPQEQGGILRRYSPDPPQGPEDIEGQVDQQDQDKRTEERLQSEFGNADVFPSPCCPHRHPEETETDISQMSSAPSSFSGRDSEVQDTRGFRQDRTSTPRRDTTSTTPGSWRENLESTGLQSRGQGAPDFIEKEIEEALRREQELRELREPKEPREPREPREPREPKEPREPREPREPREPREPKEPREPREPREPREPKEPREPKEPREPREPREPKEPREPREPKEPREPREPREPREPTEPTEPREPREPREPKEPREPREPRELTELTEPREETDGKLFSPAPLVEQATKMAVSQFYPPVNTDKPVTVSSPRPFVRLPSLSFITAQPWSSSPPPRSSSSPPPLRGLTETLLQDFEERRVKVKLEDGAYAGIQPVDDVNNEVVESTRVTRHKNQRALRWEAGVFSNQADQ, from the exons ATGTTCCGGTACACTCCTCCCTGGCAGGTTCTGTGTCACAGTCTGGACCACGACACCAAG AAACCCTCGGCAGTTGACCGTCAGGATGTTCTGACTCCTCAGAGTTTCCAAACATCGAGCTCCGTTCAGCGTCTTCCTCCATCAGAACCTCTGCCCGCCGCCGGCCACGCAGCTCCTCCTGCCGCCATGGACAGCGTCCCCCGGAGGTGGGTGCTGAAGCCGCTGTCCCCCCTGCTGCAACCCTCAGACCTGCGCACCATCGCCGGCCCCCCCCGCAGCGACTCCTCTGACCTCGACGATCCGGTCTTCACCTCTGACAGCATCTCCGTCGCTCGTAGTCATTCCTCGGTGGTCGTCTCCTCGCAGCAGGGTGACGGGTCCGGGGACGTGGTGGTTCAGGGCCGGCTGGTCGCGGTGTCACAGGATGGAGGGAGCACCAGCGACGAGTGGCATCCCAGCAGCCCCAGCAGTCCCAGCAGTCCCAGCAGCAGCCTGGGCTCTCACTGCGGCTTCTACTCCTTCGTAGAGGATCCGGTGAGTCCCGAAGCCGAGCAGAACGAAGCCTGGATGGTCTCACCGCAGCGACAGACTCAGCTGGCAACCCTGAAGGAGGAGAAAGGattcaaactacagacctacacAAGCAGCAGGAAGCCAGAGAGTCTGTTCGCAGATAGCAACGGAGACTCACAGTACAACCTGGATTTGAAGAACAACGTCGAAGTGGTccgggaggaagaggagaagcagCTTCGGAAGGAGATCATTCGCGGCCAAGCACCGAAGAAGAACCCAACATTCAAAGATCAGCTGGAGAATCTGGATCTGATGACCCAACTGACAGAAGGGTTCAGTGTGAGCTACAGTCCTGCCAGCTCCAGACCAGAACCTCCCTGCATTGCTGAACCCGGGAGCATCGACAAGGAGCAGATCAACTTCAGCGCTGCCCGACAACAGTTCCTGAAGATGGAGCAGGACCGTCTGATTGCGACCCCCCGCCCTCTGTGGTCCACAAGAACACATCTGAACATGTCTCTGCAGCCAGGTCCGGATGTGTCCTCGTCAAAGCAGGTGGAGGTGTACGACGGCGTTGAGGTGAGCGAAGATACAACTCCATTTAAACCAGCAGGAGAAGATGAGACCTACCGAGAGAGGAAGGTGACGGTGTGCCGGACTGAGGAGAGTCTCAGCCGGCAGAGCGGTGTGTTCGATGACCTGAACTCCGGCTTGGAGGAGCTGCCTGTGGAGGTGGGCGGTGGCTACACCAGTGATGAAGGCGTGTTCACCGACAACACTCGGCAAGATAACAGGAGTGGCTATGAGACCCCGATCGAAAGGGAGATCCGGTTGGTTCAGGAACGTGAGGAGAACCTACGACGCTTTCGGGGGCTGAAGCACAGTGACAGCAGAACAGAGATAGTCGAGATCAAAACCAAACGTTTACAGTCGCCGCTGACGCCCGTCAGAGCCAAAGAGAAGAACCGAGTCAGCTTCATCATCCAGCGTGAGATCCAGAAGGAGATCCAGAGGAAGGAGGAGCCTCAGCAGCAGGGAGGGATCCTGAGACGGTACAGTCCAGATCCTCCACAGGCCCTGGAGGAGCCTCAGGAGCAGGGAGGGATCCTGAGACGGTACAGTCCAGATCCTCCACAG GGGCCGGAGGACATAGAGGGGCAGGTTGACCAACAGGACCAGGACAAGAGGACAGAAGAAAGACTTCAGTCTGAGTTTGGAAACGCTGACGTCTTCCCATCGCCGTGCTGTCCTCATCGACACCCCGAAGAAACCGAGACGGACATCAGCCAAATGAGTTCAGCTCCTTCTTCCTTCTCTGGTAGGGACTCAGAGGTTCAGGATACAAGAGGTTTCCGCCAAGATCGAACATCGACACCTCGCCGCGATACGACCTCAACCACGCCTGGGTCCTGGAGGGAGAACCTGGAGTCCACCGGCCTGCAGTCTAGAGGACAAGGAGCTCCAGATTTCATCGAGAAGGAGATCGAGGAGGCGCTGAGACGGGAGCAGGAGCTGAGGGAGCTGAGGGAGCCGAAGGAGCCGAGGGAGCCGAGGGAGCCGAGGGAGCCGAGGGAGCCGAAGGAGCCGAGGGAGCCGAGGGAGCCGAGGGAGCCGAGGGAGCCGAGGGAGCCGAAGGAGCCGAGGGAGCCGAGGGAGCCGAGGGAGCCGAGGGAGCCGAAGGAGCCGAGGGAGCCGAAGGAGCCGAGGGAGCCGAGGGAGCCGAGGGAGCCGAAGGAGCCGAGGGAGCCGAGGGAGCCGAAGGAGCCGAGGGAGCCGAGGGAGCCGAGGGAGCCGAGGGAGCCGACGGAGCCGACGGAGCCGAGGGAGCCGAGGGAGCCGAGGGAGCCGAAGGAGCCGAGGGAGCCGAGGGAGCCGAGGGAGCTGACGGAGCTGACGGAGCCGAGGGAGGAGACTGATGGGAAGCTcttctctccagctcctctggTGGAACAGGCAACCAAGATGGCCGTCAGTCAGTTCTACCCACCTGTAAACACAG ATAAACCCGTCACTGTGTCCTCTCCTCGTCCCTTCGTCCGTCTGCCCTCCCTGTCCTTCATCACCGCTCAGCCCTGGTCCTCCTCACCTCCCccccgctcctcctcctcccccccccctctcagaGGTCTGACGGAGACTCTGCTGCAGGACTTTGAGGAGAGACGAGTCAAAGTGAAGCTGGAGGACGGCGCA TATGCGGGAATTCAGCCGGTCGACGACGTGAATAACGAG GTCGTTGAGTCGACTCGAGTTACTCGCCATAAGAACCAACGCGCTCTGCGCTGGGAGGCCGGGGTGTTCTCCAACCAGGCGGACCAGTGA
- the misp gene encoding uncharacterized protein misp isoform X1, with the protein MFRYTPPWQVLCHSLDHDTKKPSAVDRQDVLTPQSFQTSSSVQRLPPSEPLPAAGHAAPPAAMDSVPRRWVLKPLSPLLQPSDLRTIAGPPRSDSSDLDDPVFTSDSISVARSHSSVVVSSQQGDGSGDVVVQGRLVAVSQDGGSTSDEWHPSSPSSPSSPSSSLGSHCGFYSFVEDPVSPEAEQNEAWMVSPQRQTQLATLKEEKGFKLQTYTSSRKPESLFADSNGDSQYNLDLKNNVEVVREEEEKQLRKEIIRGQAPKKNPTFKDQLENLDLMTQLTEGFSVSYSPASSRPEPPCIAEPGSIDKEQINFSAARQQFLKMEQDRLIATPRPLWSTRTHLNMSLQPGPDVSSSKQVEVYDGVEVSEDTTPFKPAGEDETYRERKVTVCRTEESLSRQSGVFDDLNSGLEELPVEVGGGYTSDEGVFTDNTRQDNRSGYETPIEREIRLVQEREENLRRFRGLKHSDSRTEIVEIKTKRLQSPLTPVRAKEKNRVSFIIQREIQKEIQRKEEPQQQGGILRRYSPDPPQALEEPQEQGGILRRYSPDPPQALEEPQEQGGILRRYSPDPPQGPEDIEGQVDQQDQDKRTEERLQSEFGNADVFPSPCCPHRHPEETETDISQMSSAPSSFSGRDSEVQDTRGFRQDRTSTPRRDTTSTTPGSWRENLESTGLQSRGQGAPDFIEKEIEEALRREQELRELREPKEPREPREPREPREPKEPREPREPREPREPREPKEPREPREPREPREPKEPREPKEPREPREPREPKEPREPREPKEPREPREPREPREPTEPTEPREPREPREPKEPREPREPRELTELTEPREETDGKLFSPAPLVEQATKMAVSQFYPPVNTDKPVTVSSPRPFVRLPSLSFITAQPWSSSPPPRSSSSPPPLRGLTETLLQDFEERRVKVKLEDGAYAGIQPVDDVNNEVVESTRVTRHKNQRALRWEAGVFSNQADQ; encoded by the exons ATGTTCCGGTACACTCCTCCCTGGCAGGTTCTGTGTCACAGTCTGGACCACGACACCAAG AAACCCTCGGCAGTTGACCGTCAGGATGTTCTGACTCCTCAGAGTTTCCAAACATCGAGCTCCGTTCAGCGTCTTCCTCCATCAGAACCTCTGCCCGCCGCCGGCCACGCAGCTCCTCCTGCCGCCATGGACAGCGTCCCCCGGAGGTGGGTGCTGAAGCCGCTGTCCCCCCTGCTGCAACCCTCAGACCTGCGCACCATCGCCGGCCCCCCCCGCAGCGACTCCTCTGACCTCGACGATCCGGTCTTCACCTCTGACAGCATCTCCGTCGCTCGTAGTCATTCCTCGGTGGTCGTCTCCTCGCAGCAGGGTGACGGGTCCGGGGACGTGGTGGTTCAGGGCCGGCTGGTCGCGGTGTCACAGGATGGAGGGAGCACCAGCGACGAGTGGCATCCCAGCAGCCCCAGCAGTCCCAGCAGTCCCAGCAGCAGCCTGGGCTCTCACTGCGGCTTCTACTCCTTCGTAGAGGATCCGGTGAGTCCCGAAGCCGAGCAGAACGAAGCCTGGATGGTCTCACCGCAGCGACAGACTCAGCTGGCAACCCTGAAGGAGGAGAAAGGattcaaactacagacctacacAAGCAGCAGGAAGCCAGAGAGTCTGTTCGCAGATAGCAACGGAGACTCACAGTACAACCTGGATTTGAAGAACAACGTCGAAGTGGTccgggaggaagaggagaagcagCTTCGGAAGGAGATCATTCGCGGCCAAGCACCGAAGAAGAACCCAACATTCAAAGATCAGCTGGAGAATCTGGATCTGATGACCCAACTGACAGAAGGGTTCAGTGTGAGCTACAGTCCTGCCAGCTCCAGACCAGAACCTCCCTGCATTGCTGAACCCGGGAGCATCGACAAGGAGCAGATCAACTTCAGCGCTGCCCGACAACAGTTCCTGAAGATGGAGCAGGACCGTCTGATTGCGACCCCCCGCCCTCTGTGGTCCACAAGAACACATCTGAACATGTCTCTGCAGCCAGGTCCGGATGTGTCCTCGTCAAAGCAGGTGGAGGTGTACGACGGCGTTGAGGTGAGCGAAGATACAACTCCATTTAAACCAGCAGGAGAAGATGAGACCTACCGAGAGAGGAAGGTGACGGTGTGCCGGACTGAGGAGAGTCTCAGCCGGCAGAGCGGTGTGTTCGATGACCTGAACTCCGGCTTGGAGGAGCTGCCTGTGGAGGTGGGCGGTGGCTACACCAGTGATGAAGGCGTGTTCACCGACAACACTCGGCAAGATAACAGGAGTGGCTATGAGACCCCGATCGAAAGGGAGATCCGGTTGGTTCAGGAACGTGAGGAGAACCTACGACGCTTTCGGGGGCTGAAGCACAGTGACAGCAGAACAGAGATAGTCGAGATCAAAACCAAACGTTTACAGTCGCCGCTGACGCCCGTCAGAGCCAAAGAGAAGAACCGAGTCAGCTTCATCATCCAGCGTGAGATCCAGAAGGAGATCCAGAGGAAGGAGGAGCCTCAGCAGCAGGGAGGGATCCTGAGACGGTACAGTCCAGATCCTCCACAGGCCCTGGAGGAGCCTCAGGAGCAGGGAGGGATCCTGAGACGGTACAGTCCAGATCCTCCACAGGCCCTGGAGGAGCCTCAGGAGCAGGGAGGGATCCTGAGACGGTACAGTCCAGATCCTCCACAGGGGCCGGAGGACATAGAGGGGCAGGTTGACCAACAGGACCAGGACAAGAGGACAGAAGAAAGACTTCAGTCTGAGTTTGGAAACGCTGACGTCTTCCCATCGCCGTGCTGTCCTCATCGACACCCCGAAGAAACCGAGACGGACATCAGCCAAATGAGTTCAGCTCCTTCTTCCTTCTCTGGTAGGGACTCAGAGGTTCAGGATACAAGAGGTTTCCGCCAAGATCGAACATCGACACCTCGCCGCGATACGACCTCAACCACGCCTGGGTCCTGGAGGGAGAACCTGGAGTCCACCGGCCTGCAGTCTAGAGGACAAGGAGCTCCAGATTTCATCGAGAAGGAGATCGAGGAGGCGCTGAGACGGGAGCAGGAGCTGAGGGAGCTGAGGGAGCCGAAGGAGCCGAGGGAGCCGAGGGAGCCGAGGGAGCCGAGGGAGCCGAAGGAGCCGAGGGAGCCGAGGGAGCCGAGGGAGCCGAGGGAGCCGAGGGAGCCGAAGGAGCCGAGGGAGCCGAGGGAGCCGAGGGAGCCGAGGGAGCCGAAGGAGCCGAGGGAGCCGAAGGAGCCGAGGGAGCCGAGGGAGCCGAGGGAGCCGAAGGAGCCGAGGGAGCCGAGGGAGCCGAAGGAGCCGAGGGAGCCGAGGGAGCCGAGGGAGCCGAGGGAGCCGACGGAGCCGACGGAGCCGAGGGAGCCGAGGGAGCCGAGGGAGCCGAAGGAGCCGAGGGAGCCGAGGGAGCCGAGGGAGCTGACGGAGCTGACGGAGCCGAGGGAGGAGACTGATGGGAAGCTcttctctccagctcctctggTGGAACAGGCAACCAAGATGGCCGTCAGTCAGTTCTACCCACCTGTAAACACAG ATAAACCCGTCACTGTGTCCTCTCCTCGTCCCTTCGTCCGTCTGCCCTCCCTGTCCTTCATCACCGCTCAGCCCTGGTCCTCCTCACCTCCCccccgctcctcctcctcccccccccctctcagaGGTCTGACGGAGACTCTGCTGCAGGACTTTGAGGAGAGACGAGTCAAAGTGAAGCTGGAGGACGGCGCA TATGCGGGAATTCAGCCGGTCGACGACGTGAATAACGAG GTCGTTGAGTCGACTCGAGTTACTCGCCATAAGAACCAACGCGCTCTGCGCTGGGAGGCCGGGGTGTTCTCCAACCAGGCGGACCAGTGA
- the misp gene encoding uncharacterized protein misp isoform X4 produces MDSVPRRWVLKPLSPLLQPSDLRTIAGPPRSDSSDLDDPVFTSDSISVARSHSSVVVSSQQGDGSGDVVVQGRLVAVSQDGGSTSDEWHPSSPSSPSSPSSSLGSHCGFYSFVEDPVSPEAEQNEAWMVSPQRQTQLATLKEEKGFKLQTYTSSRKPESLFADSNGDSQYNLDLKNNVEVVREEEEKQLRKEIIRGQAPKKNPTFKDQLENLDLMTQLTEGFSVSYSPASSRPEPPCIAEPGSIDKEQINFSAARQQFLKMEQDRLIATPRPLWSTRTHLNMSLQPGPDVSSSKQVEVYDGVEVSEDTTPFKPAGEDETYRERKVTVCRTEESLSRQSGVFDDLNSGLEELPVEVGGGYTSDEGVFTDNTRQDNRSGYETPIEREIRLVQEREENLRRFRGLKHSDSRTEIVEIKTKRLQSPLTPVRAKEKNRVSFIIQREIQKEIQRKEEPQQQGGILRRYSPDPPQALEEPQEQGGILRRYSPDPPQALEEPQEQGGILRRYSPDPPQGPEDIEGQVDQQDQDKRTEERLQSEFGNADVFPSPCCPHRHPEETETDISQMSSAPSSFSGRDSEVQDTRGFRQDRTSTPRRDTTSTTPGSWRENLESTGLQSRGQGAPDFIEKEIEEALRREQELRELREPKEPREPREPREPREPKEPREPREPREPREPREPKEPREPREPREPREPKEPREPKEPREPREPREPKEPREPREPKEPREPREPREPREPTEPTEPREPREPREPKEPREPREPRELTELTEPREETDGKLFSPAPLVEQATKMAVSQFYPPVNTDKPVTVSSPRPFVRLPSLSFITAQPWSSSPPPRSSSSPPPLRGLTETLLQDFEERRVKVKLEDGAYAGIQPVDDVNNEVVESTRVTRHKNQRALRWEAGVFSNQADQ; encoded by the exons ATGGACAGCGTCCCCCGGAGGTGGGTGCTGAAGCCGCTGTCCCCCCTGCTGCAACCCTCAGACCTGCGCACCATCGCCGGCCCCCCCCGCAGCGACTCCTCTGACCTCGACGATCCGGTCTTCACCTCTGACAGCATCTCCGTCGCTCGTAGTCATTCCTCGGTGGTCGTCTCCTCGCAGCAGGGTGACGGGTCCGGGGACGTGGTGGTTCAGGGCCGGCTGGTCGCGGTGTCACAGGATGGAGGGAGCACCAGCGACGAGTGGCATCCCAGCAGCCCCAGCAGTCCCAGCAGTCCCAGCAGCAGCCTGGGCTCTCACTGCGGCTTCTACTCCTTCGTAGAGGATCCGGTGAGTCCCGAAGCCGAGCAGAACGAAGCCTGGATGGTCTCACCGCAGCGACAGACTCAGCTGGCAACCCTGAAGGAGGAGAAAGGattcaaactacagacctacacAAGCAGCAGGAAGCCAGAGAGTCTGTTCGCAGATAGCAACGGAGACTCACAGTACAACCTGGATTTGAAGAACAACGTCGAAGTGGTccgggaggaagaggagaagcagCTTCGGAAGGAGATCATTCGCGGCCAAGCACCGAAGAAGAACCCAACATTCAAAGATCAGCTGGAGAATCTGGATCTGATGACCCAACTGACAGAAGGGTTCAGTGTGAGCTACAGTCCTGCCAGCTCCAGACCAGAACCTCCCTGCATTGCTGAACCCGGGAGCATCGACAAGGAGCAGATCAACTTCAGCGCTGCCCGACAACAGTTCCTGAAGATGGAGCAGGACCGTCTGATTGCGACCCCCCGCCCTCTGTGGTCCACAAGAACACATCTGAACATGTCTCTGCAGCCAGGTCCGGATGTGTCCTCGTCAAAGCAGGTGGAGGTGTACGACGGCGTTGAGGTGAGCGAAGATACAACTCCATTTAAACCAGCAGGAGAAGATGAGACCTACCGAGAGAGGAAGGTGACGGTGTGCCGGACTGAGGAGAGTCTCAGCCGGCAGAGCGGTGTGTTCGATGACCTGAACTCCGGCTTGGAGGAGCTGCCTGTGGAGGTGGGCGGTGGCTACACCAGTGATGAAGGCGTGTTCACCGACAACACTCGGCAAGATAACAGGAGTGGCTATGAGACCCCGATCGAAAGGGAGATCCGGTTGGTTCAGGAACGTGAGGAGAACCTACGACGCTTTCGGGGGCTGAAGCACAGTGACAGCAGAACAGAGATAGTCGAGATCAAAACCAAACGTTTACAGTCGCCGCTGACGCCCGTCAGAGCCAAAGAGAAGAACCGAGTCAGCTTCATCATCCAGCGTGAGATCCAGAAGGAGATCCAGAGGAAGGAGGAGCCTCAGCAGCAGGGAGGGATCCTGAGACGGTACAGTCCAGATCCTCCACAGGCCCTGGAGGAGCCTCAGGAGCAGGGAGGGATCCTGAGACGGTACAGTCCAGATCCTCCACAGGCCCTGGAGGAGCCTCAGGAGCAGGGAGGGATCCTGAGACGGTACAGTCCAGATCCTCCACAGGGGCCGGAGGACATAGAGGGGCAGGTTGACCAACAGGACCAGGACAAGAGGACAGAAGAAAGACTTCAGTCTGAGTTTGGAAACGCTGACGTCTTCCCATCGCCGTGCTGTCCTCATCGACACCCCGAAGAAACCGAGACGGACATCAGCCAAATGAGTTCAGCTCCTTCTTCCTTCTCTGGTAGGGACTCAGAGGTTCAGGATACAAGAGGTTTCCGCCAAGATCGAACATCGACACCTCGCCGCGATACGACCTCAACCACGCCTGGGTCCTGGAGGGAGAACCTGGAGTCCACCGGCCTGCAGTCTAGAGGACAAGGAGCTCCAGATTTCATCGAGAAGGAGATCGAGGAGGCGCTGAGACGGGAGCAGGAGCTGAGGGAGCTGAGGGAGCCGAAGGAGCCGAGGGAGCCGAGGGAGCCGAGGGAGCCGAGGGAGCCGAAGGAGCCGAGGGAGCCGAGGGAGCCGAGGGAGCCGAGGGAGCCGAGGGAGCCGAAGGAGCCGAGGGAGCCGAGGGAGCCGAGGGAGCCGAGGGAGCCGAAGGAGCCGAGGGAGCCGAAGGAGCCGAGGGAGCCGAGGGAGCCGAGGGAGCCGAAGGAGCCGAGGGAGCCGAGGGAGCCGAAGGAGCCGAGGGAGCCGAGGGAGCCGAGGGAGCCGAGGGAGCCGACGGAGCCGACGGAGCCGAGGGAGCCGAGGGAGCCGAGGGAGCCGAAGGAGCCGAGGGAGCCGAGGGAGCCGAGGGAGCTGACGGAGCTGACGGAGCCGAGGGAGGAGACTGATGGGAAGCTcttctctccagctcctctggTGGAACAGGCAACCAAGATGGCCGTCAGTCAGTTCTACCCACCTGTAAACACAG ATAAACCCGTCACTGTGTCCTCTCCTCGTCCCTTCGTCCGTCTGCCCTCCCTGTCCTTCATCACCGCTCAGCCCTGGTCCTCCTCACCTCCCccccgctcctcctcctcccccccccctctcagaGGTCTGACGGAGACTCTGCTGCAGGACTTTGAGGAGAGACGAGTCAAAGTGAAGCTGGAGGACGGCGCA TATGCGGGAATTCAGCCGGTCGACGACGTGAATAACGAG GTCGTTGAGTCGACTCGAGTTACTCGCCATAAGAACCAACGCGCTCTGCGCTGGGAGGCCGGGGTGTTCTCCAACCAGGCGGACCAGTGA